The Zalophus californianus isolate mZalCal1 chromosome 7, mZalCal1.pri.v2, whole genome shotgun sequence genome includes a region encoding these proteins:
- the LOC113926895 gene encoding histone H3.1 — protein MARTKQTARKSTGGKAPRKQLATKAARKSAPATGGVKKPHRYRPGTVALREIRRYQKSTELLIRKLPFQRLVREIAQDFKTDLRFQSSAVMALQEACEAYLVGLFEDTNLCAIHAKRVTIMPKDIQLARRIRGERA, from the coding sequence ATGGCTCGCACGAAGCAGACGGCCCGCAAGTCGACCGGCGGCAAGGCCCCGCGCAAGCAGCTGGCCACCAAGGCGGCCCGCAAGAGCGCGCCGGCCACCGGCGGCGTCAAGAAGCCGCACCGCTACCGGCCCGGCACGGTGGCCCTGCGCGAGATCCGGCGCTACCAGAAGTCCACCGAGCTGCTGATCCGCAAGCTGCCGTTCCAGCGGCTGGTGCGCGAGATCGCGCAGGACTTCAAGACCGACCTGCGCTTCCAGAGCTCGGCCGTCATGGCCCTGCAGGAGGCGTGCGAGGCCTACCTGGTGGGGCTCTTCGAGGACACCAACCTGTGCGCCATCCACGCCAAGCGCGTCACCATCATGCCCAAGGACATCCAGCTGGCGCGCCGCATCCGCGGGGAGAGGGCCTAA